Genomic DNA from Lactuca sativa cultivar Salinas chromosome 8, Lsat_Salinas_v11, whole genome shotgun sequence:
gtaaacattatcaACGCAGTCTCTACTTGTACATTCAAACAAACACTAACAAAATAGCATTTAAACTTCAAGTATACTAAAGaaatattaaaactatcaaacacaacaaaattacccttttttaacactaaataatacaataaatgataaaataaaaaaaaaagtttaaacattaaaagagttaaaatctaaccatatttgagggattgttgacataatcctccattttcttcaaaaactagccaaaattcCGAAAGAAGCCCAAAGatagagagagtttttgtgtagagAATGGTGAAAATAGAGAAAAAAAAACGTTTATATAGTAAAAGAGAAGGTATTTCGTAGATGGCACAACGATTTCGCAGATGGAACATTCCATCTAcgaatgtacaagcagctaaagcacagctgtgctttagctgcttgtacattcgcagatgggaTGCTtatttcgcagatggggcatttccatctgcgaaattgtgggctaattttgtaatttcgattttttttttgctatttttgtaatgtaattagtgtaaatggctatttttgtcattttctctttcaTTAATATGTCTAGTATATATAATACAAAGTATTCTTATCACATAAGGATATATCTATAAGAAATATTCAAAAGATAAACTAATGACAATGAAACAAGATAAAGATATAATCTAAATTGATAAGCTCTAAcactcatacatacacatacacagaTTATTAGGTATTTATAGGgtaaatttttgtttttgttttttttaaaacaaacctTTTATGGCCGTTAACAAGTCTGGACTGGACCTAGACCGAATTAGACCAAACAGAAGCATATATTAGTCCTAAGATTCAAAAAATAGTCGTCACCTTGATTGGACCGAATTTTCCTCATTGTTTTTGGATCGGGATTGACTCGACTTAAGACTGAGTGGAGACCTCTTGATACCTGAAAATACGGAGGAATCCAAGACCATCGGTCTAAAATGGAACCACATCTTAAACCGATCAAATCCGGCCTATTTCCTTTTTGTAAGACCGGTTTCAACTGGTTTGAATGTTCACATCTTTCACTATGCCTTCACCTGACCAGATCTTTTGGATTTGGTAGAAAATGGGTCCGAACCAATAGTTTGATTTCATGATCGATGTAATACTTACTATCATACTACAGTTATATTTTTGTTtgttaaaattaatatattattttataattagtAAAAAGATAAATCAATAACCAGCAAGGTTATAAATAACGTAAAGCGTGACTTTGACGGCAATGTCAAACCTCAAGCTTTTACGAGCTTCGACGAGTCACTTCATTTGTAAGGCATGACGTAAGAccacaattttatatatataattaatatttttataagtattttctactattatttatttttatttacataTATGAGGGCAACATTTTATTAAAGTTTGGTGGTAAATATAAACATTGGAGTGATAGGGTAGCGTGACATTTGCCCAGGATAGATgttattaaaaagtttaaaaacttaagaaaaatacTACTTTTTTTTATGATTGAAATTAAAGGTGTTAAAAGTTCAAACTCCTTGCATAAAACATTTGCCCAGGATAGAGACACGTCTTCGAAATAATTTCCCTCCTCCGGCAAAAGCTGTGTGGGGTTTCTCTACTGGTCAACTGGACAATCCAACCGTTAGCTCCACTTTTCCTTTTTCTACATCTATTTTAGGGTCCTCTTCTCCCAATTATATCTTCAAATTTTGTCCTTCCTCCACGAATAGAGTATCTTTTGATTCCTGGAGTGAATTTACTGAAATGGGTTCGGAGCAGAAGCAGAAAGAGAATACCGGTGGTCCATTGACCACGGATGTGGACACGTCGCCGCCGTTTGCGTCGGTGATGGAGGCTGTCAGCCGGTTTGGTGGAGTCGGCTTCTGGAGACCTCACTCCCATAATCCCACTCAACCTTCCCAGGTATATATATTTATCTCTCTCGTAACTTTACTTGATTAAATTTAAATGCATGCTTGATTATGTAATGACGTTTCATATTTATTTTCTCGACTTATTGCGTTTTCCAATTCTTTGCAATCGATTGCAGACTAGCAGCGAACAATTGCTCGATCATTTGCAGAACAATTCGGCAACAGAAGAACGAGAAACCCTGGAAGAGTTAAAAGTCAAACTGCAAAAAGAAGTCAAAGCCGAAGCCAGCATTCACCGATCCGAAGATCGAAACAACGAGGTACGAGTGGAGTTATCGGAAAACGAAATCTTGAAGAGGGTAAAGGAAGCAACTGAAGACGTAAAGCATTGTACGAGGATTCTTGAAGAGGTTTTAAGAAGAGTTGAGGCCACTAGAAATGGAACATATTTGGATTCTGATGCTGTGGTGGTGTCGAGCCCGATGATGTCGATAGGGCAGATATTGAGCCGGAAGTTGTTTTTGGCCGGAGAGCGTCCGGAGAAGAGTTGTATGAGATGGAAGGTTTCGTTGGCAGAAATTATTGGGAAAGGTAGTGGTAATGGGGCGAAGAAAGGTGGTGAGAAGAGAGTTCCGGCAAAAAGAGCGAAGTTGGGGtttggtggtggttgtggtggtggtggtggtggtgatgagaaGGGAGTTCCGGCGAAAAGAATGAAGTTGGGGTTTGGTGGGATTTCGTCCATGGTGGCAAGGAAGAAGACGTGGAAACAAAGCCGATGATTTGGTGTTAGTTTTGGCAGGTGTTTTATGATTTGGAGTCTTGTTGGAAGCATTTGTTTATAGTGGTGTTGTGTGCTTGTGAATTTAAGGATAAATTATGCTCGATTGTTATCttttaatcatgaaattggaatGATATCTTAGCGTCTTTCTTTTGAATTTAAGGACTCAATTAACTTTCTTTTGAATAATTACCGAAAAAAGGTTAATTATTTTTAAGGACTCAATTAACTTTCTTTTGAATAATTACCAAAAAGGTTAATTATTTGTAGTCTATGGCTCATTTGGCACGTATAGATGTGAAAATAGTGgcttaaaaaaacatatttgggAACAAACTTATAAGATTTgtttaaatttgtttttttttcttccttCGATTTATAACAACGAGTTTATTGATCATAGAATGTAGTCTGATATGAACTTATTAGAAAATAACTCAATCTTAACTTAATGCTTAAAGAACCAAAGATAAGTGTCTGATATTCGAGACTTAGGGGATCTCCAAACTCcaaacatgtcacacccccaaaccggaacgacggaaacgttcgggggcggatgacttcatgtgataacgtaacaaatgaatacatagtaaagaaagcaatacaaccatcatatatataattgaaagtttacattgttaaaaggtacatgttcaaaaaccaattacaatatgatgccaaaatatgaatttaaactggcgccgcagcatcccttcttcaaaagttgtttgttacctgtaattactgaatccctggaacatacaagtagttttgaaagagtagatcagcatttaaactggtgagtttcataagtattaaatgacaatgtttgtatgaaatgaaatgttttgtttgttcgttcctagaaaatctcatattttctactagcataaatgtagccttctattaAAATCCaaagtttgtttctagaaaatgtatggatgtataaaatttccaatacgtctgaaaaccccgtaaatcaatgtgtttttaatactccatgtgagttttataaccatgctattgactagaaatgcctatacacaacgttcttcagacgttggaatgttctgacgtttgtcaccccaaatggtggactgtagctaacagtctgggcgcgggttgtcaagcccgtatagatctatacacaaacaccatgctccccctccaagggattctggtatataatacaagacttgaaatgcgtactcgaacgtacgtgaagttaatgtctcacaaaacttagtataaaacagatttacgtgtgaaaatgttcgtttgttcttgtatatgaaagtaaacttcttgaaatagtgtttctagtatgtaaaagttcgtaatgttctcgtaaaactatacctattatagttttctaaaaatgtgTCTTGTTTgcatagtaatccctagtaaaatgctcacttgttatgaaaagtgtaatttttatAGTATCTAAGATGGACacctatacatacagtataagcagagtgtttgatttatacatatatatatcaaCATTTTTCATTACAAAAGATATGAGGTTATCATGATATATTTTGCATGCGAatgtttccctataatagttataaatcacatatgattccattgataaaagtgtataatgaaactttatataacacacgataataatcgtgtgttttacttgtattccccctttaaaagcatataaaagtatttataaaacattaaaaagtgtggattataagggtatgaactcacttgaaagatcggaaaaggcgaaatgaaaaccgagcagaatttcgactcgagaaagcggatttcctcgggattctcgggaatctcgggagcacaaacgaccttcgggacttgagcaaggtaaccgggacttcgggatatcacttgcacggaaaacgaggcaaaacgcaagaaagttgagagagaaatgagccctttcttcggaaccctcgcatcccttttatagggcctGGGAACCGCCTCCGTccgctgggcgtactcgtgcgtcatgcatgagcgcatcctcgactgcttcggaaTCCGGATGGGACGgcctagcttcgcatagggcgcgacatggacgatctgaggcctaggcctcgagtatgctgggcgtacgagcGTACACTGGGTGTAACTCGGCCCGACCTGATGACttctccttcggataataccaaggtatattaataaaatttatatattaattatttaataaacttcaataattcatatcttcttcatacaaactccgttttcgacgttctttatatccacgcgaaggtgagactacgctctacaactttcgcttagattccgtcggcaaattttgaaattatttttattatttatttttaaaaggtcgcggtaagaaaatttcgttagaaattcataacttctttatctgacgtctgtttttgccagactttttaccgttgaaataccattgccgagaccttcaattctcatttaggtcattccagccaaaagtcgttcgatttctgttttgagtttttagctgtctgtcgctaagtcgaacttggaaaaatcataacttcaatatacgaagtcggatttgggcgttctttttacgtaccatcacggtttaatgacttcaaacatagtaggtaattatttagagactttttggacattttattttcgaatttaatttcattatatcaaaagtggttccaatacttgactttttaggtcattacatagagttgaaatatcaggttgtcacaaaacaaaaaaaaaaaacgactcACTAAAATTTTTCCTCCTCTTAGAAGAGTCGGCCCTAACCTATTTACTGACTCTCCTAAACTGATAAAAGGAAACTATATTCGTAAAGGGAAACCCTAACTGCATAAGAAAACTAGAATCAACTAGATAAATACTAAATGATAAAGATACTAGAATAATCATAAATTATAGACCTAATCTCACTTATCCGCTCGGTTCATATCCATACCCCCTCGGTGAAAATGCACCTTGTCCTCAAGGTGGAAACCTGGAAATTGTTGCGTGTTCAACCGTCTCtgtctcttcatcttct
This window encodes:
- the LOC111896217 gene encoding WEB family protein At3g51720, with amino-acid sequence MGSEQKQKENTGGPLTTDVDTSPPFASVMEAVSRFGGVGFWRPHSHNPTQPSQTSSEQLLDHLQNNSATEERETLEELKVKLQKEVKAEASIHRSEDRNNEVRVELSENEILKRVKEATEDVKHCTRILEEVLRRVEATRNGTYLDSDAVVVSSPMMSIGQILSRKLFLAGERPEKSCMRWKVSLAEIIGKGSGNGAKKGGEKRVPAKRAKLGFGGGCGGGGGGDEKGVPAKRMKLGFGGISSMVARKKTWKQSR